The Lysobacter gummosus genome includes a region encoding these proteins:
- a CDS encoding UDP-N-acetylmuramoyl-L-alanyl-D-glutamate--2,6-diaminopimelate ligase gives MALAELLPDIAGIPGDLRITGLVMDSRAVRPGNAFVAIAGFGAHGLKFVEQARAQGAVAILFEPPAPEDIPAPDDAIAVPGLRSRLGAMGDQFHGRATEAMTVVGVTGTNGKTSTVQLIAQAWALSGIRCGTVGTLGAGLYGEIVPTGFTTPLVLQLHELLADMHEAGAQAVAMEVSSHALDQGRVAGVHFDVGVFTNLTRDHLDYHGDMASYGAAKARLFAWSELKAAAINLDDEFGRELIAQLPKSVRAIGLSSRGRDGATMRAQALSFDGRGIGFDLVVAGKSHPVASKLLGRFNVDNLLAVAGALYALDQAPAQIAQTLSQLEPIHGRMNRLGGDGVLPLVVIDYAHTPDALEQALASLRAHANARLICVFGCGGERDRGKRPQMAAIAEHDADLAIVTDDNPRGEDGDAIVADILEGFRDPQRAVVLRDRRAAIEYAIGEAGPDDIVLVAGKGHEPYQEIHGVRHPFDDTLIAQAALESREPRKGAHVPPALGGEERP, from the coding sequence ATGGCCCTGGCCGAACTGTTGCCCGACATCGCCGGCATCCCCGGCGATCTGCGCATCACGGGTCTGGTGATGGACAGCCGCGCGGTGCGTCCGGGCAATGCCTTCGTGGCGATCGCCGGCTTCGGCGCGCACGGGCTCAAGTTCGTCGAACAGGCGCGCGCGCAGGGCGCGGTCGCGATCCTGTTCGAGCCGCCCGCGCCCGAGGACATTCCCGCGCCGGACGATGCGATCGCGGTGCCCGGGCTGCGTTCGCGCCTGGGCGCGATGGGCGACCAGTTCCATGGCCGCGCCACCGAAGCGATGACCGTGGTCGGCGTGACCGGCACCAACGGCAAGACCTCGACCGTGCAGTTGATCGCGCAGGCCTGGGCCTTGAGCGGCATCCGCTGCGGTACCGTCGGCACGCTCGGCGCCGGTTTGTACGGCGAGATCGTCCCGACCGGTTTCACCACGCCGCTGGTGCTGCAGCTGCACGAGTTGCTGGCCGACATGCACGAGGCCGGCGCGCAGGCGGTGGCGATGGAAGTCAGCTCGCACGCGCTCGACCAGGGACGCGTGGCCGGCGTGCATTTCGACGTCGGCGTGTTCACCAATCTCACCCGCGATCATCTCGACTACCACGGCGACATGGCCAGCTACGGCGCGGCCAAGGCGCGCTTGTTCGCGTGGTCGGAACTGAAGGCGGCGGCGATCAACCTGGACGACGAGTTCGGCCGCGAACTGATCGCGCAGCTGCCCAAGAGCGTGCGCGCGATCGGCCTGAGCTCGCGCGGCCGCGACGGCGCCACGATGCGCGCGCAGGCGTTGAGCTTCGACGGCCGCGGCATCGGTTTCGATCTGGTCGTCGCCGGCAAATCGCATCCGGTCGCCTCCAAGCTGCTCGGCCGCTTCAACGTCGACAATCTGCTGGCGGTGGCCGGCGCGCTGTACGCGCTGGACCAAGCGCCGGCGCAGATCGCGCAGACCCTGTCGCAGCTCGAACCCATTCACGGCCGCATGAACCGCCTCGGCGGCGACGGTGTGCTGCCGCTGGTGGTGATCGACTACGCGCACACGCCCGATGCGCTGGAGCAGGCCCTGGCCTCGCTGCGCGCGCACGCCAACGCGCGCCTGATCTGCGTGTTCGGCTGCGGCGGCGAGCGCGACCGCGGCAAGCGCCCGCAGATGGCGGCGATCGCCGAACACGACGCCGATCTGGCGATCGTCACCGACGACAACCCGCGCGGCGAAGACGGCGACGCCATCGTCGCGGACATTCTCGAAGGCTTCCGCGATCCGCAGCGCGCGGTCGTGCTGCGCGATCGCCGCGCCGCGATCGAGTACGCGATCGGTGAGGCCGGCCCCGACGACATCGTGCTGGTGGCCGGCAAGGGCCACGAGCCTTATCAGGAAATCCACGGCGTGCGCCATCCGTTCGACGACACCTTGATCGCACAGGCCGCGCTGGAAAGCCGTGAGCCGCGCAAGGGCGCGCATGTGCCACCGGCCCTGGGCGGGGAGGAGCGGCCATGA
- a CDS encoding peptidoglycan D,D-transpeptidase FtsI family protein, whose translation MSARKNNKRPGRSGPLDRVLGERGNRGGGLDRLVENLGEGFSRLREERARAAGNKPRNRNAQFNLRNRLILVGGALGLCSLALLGRALDLQVISNDFYRQQGDARSLREIPIPTSRGMITDRNGEPLAVSTPVESIWGNPKELAKSPERLPELAKALGVAPDELTRKLSQRSGKEFMYLKRRINPDEARKILAHKIPGVFSQREFRRFYPQGEAMAHVLGFTNIDDRGQEGLELAFDHELRGKPGTKRVIRDGAGRIVENVDLVQSAEPGKDITLTLDRRIQYLTYRELRRALIDTGASSASAVVLDIETGEVLAMANLPTYNPNLLGAGNRDTHRNRAITDVVEPGSTMKPITVAAALNAGTVKPTTLVNTSPGWMPNGRYRITDTHNNGVLTVTGVITKSSNIGAAKLALPLPNDYFYKFIRNFGYGSKPGSGFPGESSGLLAPPQRWSGTTKATMAYGYGLSATPLQIAIAYAAMANGGKMIQPTFVKGQPNEAHQVLDPVVAGEIMRMMQTVTEPGGTAKQAAILGYHVAGKTGTTRKFSATGGYSRKYVSLFAGVVPVEKPRFSMVVVVSEPDPTKRGYYGGSVSGPVFRNVMDGALRLMDVAPDDIETWLAVQAAAEAKRLKQSGGKPTGPVVPAAATATHAVASPPPIAASSVAQAAAHGGAR comes from the coding sequence ATGAGCGCGCGCAAGAACAACAAGCGCCCCGGCCGCAGCGGTCCGCTCGACCGCGTGTTGGGCGAGCGCGGCAATCGCGGCGGCGGCCTGGACCGGCTGGTCGAAAACCTCGGCGAAGGTTTCTCGCGCCTGCGCGAGGAGCGCGCGCGCGCGGCCGGCAACAAGCCGCGCAACCGCAACGCCCAGTTCAATCTGCGCAACCGCCTGATCCTGGTCGGCGGCGCGCTGGGGCTGTGCTCGCTGGCGCTGCTGGGCCGCGCGCTGGATCTGCAGGTGATCAGCAACGATTTCTATCGCCAGCAGGGCGACGCGCGTTCGCTGCGCGAGATTCCGATTCCGACCTCGCGCGGCATGATCACCGACCGCAACGGCGAGCCGCTGGCGGTGTCCACGCCGGTGGAATCGATCTGGGGCAACCCGAAGGAACTGGCCAAGAGCCCCGAGCGCCTGCCGGAGCTGGCCAAGGCCCTGGGCGTGGCGCCGGACGAACTGACCCGCAAGCTGTCGCAGCGTTCGGGCAAGGAATTCATGTACCTCAAGCGCCGGATCAATCCGGACGAGGCGCGCAAGATCCTGGCGCACAAGATTCCCGGAGTGTTCTCGCAGCGCGAGTTCCGCCGCTTCTACCCGCAGGGCGAAGCGATGGCGCACGTGCTGGGCTTCACCAACATCGACGACCGCGGCCAGGAAGGTCTGGAGCTGGCGTTCGACCACGAGCTGCGCGGCAAGCCCGGCACCAAGCGGGTGATCCGCGACGGCGCCGGCCGCATCGTGGAGAACGTCGATCTGGTGCAGTCGGCCGAGCCGGGCAAGGACATTACCCTGACCCTGGATCGGCGCATCCAGTACCTGACCTATCGCGAACTGCGCCGCGCCCTGATCGACACCGGCGCCAGCAGCGCCTCGGCCGTGGTCCTGGACATCGAGACCGGCGAAGTGCTGGCGATGGCCAATCTGCCGACCTACAACCCGAACCTGCTCGGTGCCGGCAATCGCGACACCCATCGCAACCGCGCGATCACCGACGTGGTCGAGCCGGGTTCGACGATGAAGCCGATCACCGTCGCCGCCGCGCTCAACGCCGGCACCGTCAAGCCGACCACCCTGGTGAACACTTCGCCGGGCTGGATGCCCAACGGCCGCTACCGCATCACCGACACGCACAACAACGGCGTGTTGACCGTCACCGGCGTGATCACCAAGAGCTCGAACATCGGCGCGGCCAAACTGGCGCTGCCGTTGCCGAACGACTACTTCTATAAGTTCATCCGCAACTTCGGTTACGGCAGCAAGCCGGGCAGCGGCTTCCCGGGAGAATCCTCGGGCCTGCTCGCGCCGCCGCAGCGCTGGAGCGGCACGACCAAGGCGACCATGGCCTACGGCTACGGCCTGTCGGCCACGCCGCTGCAGATCGCGATCGCCTACGCGGCGATGGCCAACGGCGGCAAGATGATCCAGCCGACCTTCGTCAAGGGCCAGCCCAACGAAGCGCACCAGGTGCTCGACCCGGTCGTGGCCGGCGAAATCATGCGCATGATGCAGACCGTGACCGAGCCGGGCGGCACCGCCAAGCAGGCCGCGATCCTGGGCTATCACGTCGCCGGCAAGACCGGCACCACGCGCAAGTTCAGCGCCACCGGCGGTTATTCGAGGAAGTACGTGTCGCTGTTCGCCGGCGTCGTGCCGGTGGAGAAGCCGCGCTTTTCGATGGTGGTGGTGGTCAGCGAGCCCGATCCGACCAAGCGCGGTTACTACGGCGGTTCGGTGTCCGGCCCGGTATTCCGCAACGTCATGGACGGCGCGCTGCGCCTGATGGACGTGGCGCCGGACGATATCGAAACCTGGCTGGCGGTGCAGGCCGCGGCCGAGGCCAAGCGGCTCAAGCAGAGTGGCGGCAAGCCGACCGGCCCGGTGGTTCCGGCCGCGGCGACGGCGACCCATGCGGTCGCTTCGCCGCCGCCCATCGCCGCCAGCAGCGTCGCGCAGGCCGCGGCCCATGGAGGCGCTCGATGA
- the ftsL gene encoding cell division protein FtsL yields MMRLLLALLIVANVVSALLVVFARHEHRQLFVQLNKLQRERDELNIEFGRLQLEQATWAESNRIDQVARERIGMKFPEGAETVVIRP; encoded by the coding sequence GTGATGCGCCTGCTGCTGGCCCTGCTGATCGTCGCCAATGTGGTGTCCGCGTTGTTGGTGGTGTTTGCGCGCCACGAGCATCGCCAGCTGTTCGTGCAGCTCAACAAGCTGCAGCGCGAGCGCGACGAGCTCAATATCGAATTCGGCCGGCTGCAGCTGGAGCAGGCCACCTGGGCGGAAAGCAACCGCATCGACCAGGTCGCGCGCGAGCGCATCGGGATGAAATTTCCCGAAGGCGCCGAAACCGTGGTGATCCGGCCATGA
- the rsmH gene encoding 16S rRNA (cytosine(1402)-N(4))-methyltransferase RsmH: protein MERTHARSGHLPVMYRQVLEGLRVHGNGAYLDGTFGRGGHARGVLSQLQAGGRLLVMDKDPEAIAVAESEFGADPRVSIYRGSFADLAQWDATAAGLDGVLLDLGVSSPQLDVAARGFSFGKDGPLDMRMDPDNGLSAAEWLAKAGEKEIADVLWTYGEERQSRKIARTIVARRDGQPLTRTAQLADLIASVMPRGDQKIHPATRSFQAIRIFINRELADLELGLDAALARLKPGGRLAVISFHSLEDRIVKQFILRHSKAPPANRRMPVEIDFTPTLLAIGGAQKAEWEETADNPRARSAVLRVAEKLGFGSRDSGFAEAQVDSGALDPIPNPQSPIPATPAGGAK from the coding sequence ATGGAACGCACGCACGCGCGATCCGGCCACCTTCCCGTGATGTACCGGCAGGTGCTTGAAGGCCTGCGGGTGCACGGGAACGGAGCCTATCTGGACGGCACGTTCGGACGCGGCGGGCATGCCCGCGGCGTGCTTTCGCAATTGCAGGCCGGAGGCCGGCTACTGGTGATGGACAAGGACCCCGAAGCGATCGCCGTGGCCGAAAGCGAGTTCGGCGCCGATCCGCGCGTGTCCATCTATCGCGGCAGCTTCGCCGACCTGGCCCAGTGGGACGCGACCGCGGCCGGTCTGGACGGCGTGCTGCTCGACCTGGGCGTGTCCTCGCCGCAGCTGGACGTGGCCGCGCGCGGTTTCAGTTTCGGCAAGGACGGCCCGCTGGACATGCGCATGGACCCGGACAACGGGCTGAGCGCGGCGGAATGGTTGGCCAAGGCGGGCGAGAAGGAGATCGCGGACGTGTTGTGGACGTATGGCGAGGAACGGCAGAGCCGCAAGATCGCGCGCACCATCGTGGCGCGTCGCGACGGGCAGCCGTTGACCCGCACCGCCCAGCTCGCCGACCTGATCGCCTCGGTCATGCCGCGCGGCGACCAGAAGATCCACCCGGCCACGCGCAGCTTCCAGGCCATCCGCATCTTCATCAACCGCGAGCTGGCCGATCTGGAACTCGGCCTGGACGCGGCGCTGGCGCGGCTCAAGCCCGGCGGCCGGCTGGCGGTGATCAGCTTCCATTCGCTGGAAGACCGCATCGTCAAGCAGTTCATCCTGCGTCACTCCAAGGCGCCGCCGGCCAACCGCCGAATGCCGGTGGAGATCGACTTCACCCCGACCCTGCTCGCCATCGGCGGCGCGCAGAAGGCCGAGTGGGAGGAAACCGCCGACAACCCGCGCGCGCGCAGCGCGGTGTTGCGGGTGGCCGAGAAGCTGGGATTCGGGAGTCGGGATTCGGGATTCGCTGAAGCCCAGGTCGATTCCGGCGCGCTCGACCCAATCCCCAATCCCCAATCCCCAATCCCGGCGACTCCGGCAGGAGGCGCCAAGTGA
- the mraZ gene encoding division/cell wall cluster transcriptional repressor MraZ: MFQGETAITIDDKGRLAVPTAYRDLVARECDNRLVITYNPFESGSLYLYPLSIWERVRDQVNKLPKVKQVNRNMQLKLVGAAAFVELDGNGRITVPASHRAAVGIEKKAVLLGMGDKFELWSEQAHHAQIRQTITDDDLSDELLDLQL, from the coding sequence ATGTTCCAAGGCGAAACCGCCATCACGATCGACGACAAGGGCCGGCTGGCGGTGCCCACCGCTTACCGTGACCTCGTCGCGCGCGAGTGCGACAACCGCCTGGTCATCACCTACAACCCCTTCGAGTCGGGCTCTCTCTATCTGTATCCGCTGTCGATCTGGGAACGCGTTCGCGACCAGGTCAACAAGCTGCCCAAGGTCAAGCAGGTCAATCGCAACATGCAGCTCAAGCTGGTCGGCGCGGCCGCGTTCGTCGAACTCGACGGCAACGGCCGCATCACCGTCCCGGCCAGCCACCGCGCCGCGGTCGGCATCGAGAAGAAGGCCGTATTGCTGGGCATGGGCGACAAATTCGAACTTTGGAGCGAGCAGGCGCACCACGCGCAGATCCGTCAGACCATCACCGACGACGATCTGAGCGACGAACTGCTCGACTTGCAGCTATGA
- a CDS encoding ester cyclase has product MPTPPLRAGLLALSLAALFAAGCSRAAPDRAPLTAAAADATILKRMQAEQAQQDRNLQTFDELDFVHYSNQQWNDFHKSHAQNILVHYPDGRITTGLDAHIAELKPLFAFAPDTKIKVHPIKIAQGNLTAVTGVMEGTFSQPMALGDGKTLAPTQKRFKLDMATIGRWEKGVMVEEWLFWDNQAFMKQIGAAQ; this is encoded by the coding sequence ATGCCCACCCCGCCCCTGCGCGCCGGCCTGCTGGCCCTGTCCCTGGCCGCCTTGTTCGCAGCCGGCTGCAGCCGCGCCGCGCCCGACCGCGCGCCCCTGACCGCCGCGGCCGCCGACGCGACCATCCTCAAGCGGATGCAGGCCGAACAGGCCCAGCAGGACCGCAACCTGCAGACCTTCGACGAGCTCGATTTCGTCCACTACAGCAACCAGCAGTGGAACGATTTCCATAAGAGCCACGCGCAGAACATCCTCGTGCACTACCCCGACGGCCGCATCACCACCGGCCTGGACGCGCACATCGCCGAACTCAAGCCGCTGTTCGCCTTCGCCCCCGACACCAAGATCAAGGTCCACCCGATCAAGATCGCCCAGGGCAACCTGACCGCGGTAACCGGAGTGATGGAGGGCACCTTCAGCCAGCCGATGGCGCTGGGCGACGGCAAGACCCTGGCCCCGACCCAGAAGCGCTTCAAGCTGGACATGGCCACGATCGGCCGGTGGGAAAAAGGGGTAATGGTCGAAGAGTGGCTGTTCTGGGACAACCAGGCTTTCATGAAGCAGATCGGCGCGGCGCAGTAA